From Paenibacillus thermoaerophilus:
TGGAACAGCAGCTTGCTTCGGTGATGCGGGACGGCGCCGCCCGGCCGGCCGAATCGCAGCGCCAAGCACCCGCGAGATCAAGCGTCTGGGGATCGTCATCGAACGGCGCGGTCAAGCGCAAGCCGGTCAAACTGGACGCGTTCGTGCAGGCCGCGGACAGCGAGACGTTCCGCCGGATCGCCTCACAGTGGGCTCAAGTGCTCGGCCAGGTGAAGCAGCGCAAGGTGACGCTGCATGCCTGGCTGAAAGAAAGCGAGCTTGTGTCCGCGACAGACGAGGCGGTGCTGCTCGCGTTCGGCGTGCCGATCCACCGCGAGACCGTCGATAAGCCGGCGAACCGGGAATTTATCGAAGAAGTGATGCAGTCGGCGTATAACCGGAAACTTCGCCTCGTCTGCGTCATGCGCAACGAGTGGAACGAGGCGCTCGCGCAACATGGCGGAGCCGGCGCCTCCGGGGGCGGGCAGACGCCGCCGGCCGGAGGGGAAGGATTGTCGGCGGACAATCTGCTTCAATACGAATCGGAGGCGCCGAAGTCTCCGGAGAAAGATTGGCTGAACGAGACGATCGGCTTGTTCGGGGAAGAGCTTGTCGTCATCCGCGACGGAGAAGAATAAACGGTTCGCGGGTTCATGAATGCAAAGGAGGAACTCTCATGAATAACATGCAGCAAATGATGCGCCAAGTGAAAAAGATGCAGGAGCAAATGCTGAAAGCACAGGAAGAGCTGGGCAACAAAACGGTGGAAGGTTCGGCCGGAGGCGGCGCGGTAACGGTGACGGTTACCGGCCACCGCAAAGTGAAAAGCATCGTGATCAAACCGGAAGCCGTTGATCCCGAGGATGTCGAAATGCTGCAGGACCTGGTGCTTACGGCCGTCAACGACGCGCTCAACAAAGCGGAGGAACTGGCCGGCAAGGAAATGGGCAAACTGACCGGCGGTCTGAATCTGCCGGGCATTTTCTGATACCGGAGGA
This genomic window contains:
- a CDS encoding YbaB/EbfC family nucleoid-associated protein; this translates as MNNMQQMMRQVKKMQEQMLKAQEELGNKTVEGSAGGGAVTVTVTGHRKVKSIVIKPEAVDPEDVEMLQDLVLTAVNDALNKAEELAGKEMGKLTGGLNLPGIF